Proteins encoded together in one Porites lutea chromosome 2, jaPorLute2.1, whole genome shotgun sequence window:
- the LOC140926430 gene encoding uncharacterized protein: protein MFPYCLSIVGTSDGTQTHLNDPVGGHCNDTKNGIFMKIEVYVCKKSNLTYTDEDCPEEEVGVLKCRDNPTPTTALPTTVLPTTTTSSSSSSSSFMSSTITPTSITTQAPCTQAAHTSTASTVEAGSVSEQTSVTESKQSTPTEPVKCLLPPRNNAQVGDNHMEREMEKWRTVAIVFLALLLICILVIIALSALYCFYNLIFNNAGDNGRTTPTPNGFPSFYGVPSEISSTGSMEVEKVKKAVEDVCIVFENEDVHYDNNGKVNMYKMPNEGGTEVDGRTPSQDGSVVFESKEGHYDNIGKMNTNDVPEVDGRKPTQGGNVVFGKKEVHFAKNGQINDGLAFDV, encoded by the exons ATGTTTCCTTATTGTTTATCTATTGTAGGGACATCGGATGGCACACAGACACACCTCAATGACCCTGTTGGAGGTCACTGCAATGACACAAAAAACGGAATATTTATGAAAATTGAAGTCTATGTCTGCAAAAAAAGTAATCTAACTTATACAG ATGAAGACTGTCCAGAAGAAGAAGTGGGTGTCCTGAAATGTCGTGATAATCCAACTCCAACAACAGCCCTTCCTACAACAGTtctgccaacaacaacaacttcatcatcatcatcatcgtcatcattcaTGTCATCAACAATAACACCAACCAGCATCACTACTCAGGCACCTTGTACACAAGCTGCACACACATCTACAGCCAGTACAGTGGAAGCTGGCAGCGTAAGCGAACAAACCTCAGTCACAGAGTCAAAGCAATCAACACCCACGGAGCCTGTCAAATGTCTGTTGCCGCCCAGGAATAATGCGCAAGTTGGTGATAACCACATGGAGAGAG AGATGGAAAAATGGAGGACCGTCGCAATTGTTTTCCTGGCTCTCCTGCTTATATGTATCCTGGTGATTATAGCTTTAAGCGCCTTATACTGCTTCTACAA tttaatttttaacaatgcTGGCGACAATGGCAGAACCACACCCACTCCGAACGGTTTCCCTTCGTTCTACGGAGTGCCCAGTGAAATATCTTCAACCGGCAGCATGGAGGTGGAAAAGGTGAAAAAGGCTGTTGAAGACGTCTGTATTGTTTTTGAGAACGAGGACGTACATTATGATAATAATGGAAAAGTGAATATGTATAAAATGCCGAATGAGGGTGGTACGGAGGTAGACGGAAGAACGCCTTCCCAAGACGGTAGTGTTGTTTTTGAAAGCAAGGAAGGACATTATGATAATATTGGAAAAATGAATACCAACGATGTACCAGAGGTGGACGGAAGAAAACCTACCCAAGGCGGAAATgttgtttttggaaaaaaggaagtacattttgctaaaaatGGACAAATTAATGATGGACTCGCCTTTGATGTCTAG